The following proteins come from a genomic window of Montipora capricornis isolate CH-2021 chromosome 9, ASM3666992v2, whole genome shotgun sequence:
- the LOC138016978 gene encoding protein starmaker-like, translated as MDATQQEKHNVFRQDIYRMAFSNEPPQNTRIVTSVNEDVDDEEFDDLEALRLAALQSLGSKNSHIKETLNAADVAGTRRVSLGRRDKSDLQIFAVERSNSVSSSSTDYEEIDISSLRDGTVIEDKRVFHNSDESDSDFNIDNPANEEKLFTDYVEEDETFETIHMSDEEEEEEEEEEEEEEEEEEVDDDDDDDDDDDDDDDDDDEKDYSVEDFDDEQEIDNGDKHVISNTENLSDDNEVIDDSTVSNDEAENVVDSDEDFESNDGLSEIGNYQDDIDLSHEIPVENLSEDDVRDIIEEQSASHSEILELDSDLPDSEEDISIINDISITIPNESHAANKVEKCLEIINSVEWENDQKIGHNSGSDIEQVNHMNLLSSQRIIVSCSDSGDEKSDIQVNEEIKKTGELQSIESKLADGKKDKENFGDSSLSCDIVEKTPLRTSSDTTKSELTKQKEKAAESVNQTTNSSATCKSSNETAEKSSTIFNVKKPELPNDNSSKIKKDNGQETLTKGIKGHKTKEAGNKKWKGQVQNKIEATKPKTVSTDVEVVPTTGKASKGLGTKPDQKEEMDFDQLSIEDEDSDFVEEEGGNLPTVKSRVGLSKIPTEHLRTKRSSSRENRRKRRCSYSPERARTSGRPHHYRSPSRERLWDHRFLGRHNVGDRKRSFSPPSRERRYWGSYSRGERSRSRDRIRSRLDSVVTKNRENRRYHSRSRSRSTSRTRSLRTGSKSKLQGRKETSRDSVKASVRERLEINKERSAFLKRSDSSTRDNSIKKKSLTVKESKSGSDLFVPNGAKVESKKKTVKVTEVKTKQPKDLRSRLSEKKPDQDSERPKKPTRKDSVVVSKEKELDARIQKIKQQNEAILKRAKEIQAEKMKFR; from the exons CCACCCCAAAACACAAGGATTGTTACAAGTGTTAATGAAGATGTTGATGATGAAGAGTTTGATGATCTGGAAGCACTACGACTTGCTGCTTTGCAGAGCTTGGGTTCCAAG AATTCACACATCAAGGAAACTCTGAATGCTGCTGATGTGGCAGGCACTCGTCGTGTAAGTCTTGGGAGACGAGACAAGTCAGATTTGCAGATTTTTGCAGTTGAGAGGAGTAACAGTGTTTCTTCTTCAAGTACAGATTATGAGGAAATAGACATAAGTTCGCTCCGTGATGGTACTGTTATTGAAGATAAAAGGGTGTTTCACAACTCAGATGAAAGCGACAGTGACTTCAACATTGATAATCCAGCAAATGAAGAAAAGCTCTTCACAGATTATGTAGAAGAGGATGAAACATTTGAGACTATCCATATGagtgatgaagaagaagaagaagaagaagaagaagaagaagaagaagaagaggaagaagaagtagatgatgatgatgatgatgatgatgatgatgatgatgatgatgatgatgatgatgaaaaggATTACTCAGTTGAGGACTTTGATGACGAGCAGGAGATTGATAACGGTGATAAACATGTTATTAGCAACACTGAAAACTTGTCTGATGATAATGAAGTTATTGATGACAGCACAGTAAGCAATGATGAAGCTGAGAATGTTGTTGACAGTGATGAGGATTTTGAAAGTAATGATGGCTTAAGTGAAATTGGTAATTACCAGGATGATATTGATCTTTCTCATGAAATTCCGGTTGAAAACTTAAGTGAAGATGATGTGCGGGATATTATTGAGGAACAATCAGCAAGCCACTCTGAAATTCTTGAACTTGATTCTGATCTGCCTGATTCTGAAGAGGACATCAGCATTATAAATGACATTAGCATCACTATCCCCAATGAAAGCCATGCTGCAAACAAAGTAGAAAAATGCTTGGAAATCATCAACAGTGTAGAGTGGGAAAATGATCAGAAAATTGGACATAATTCTGGAAGTGACATTGAACAGGTAAATCACATGAACTTGTTATCTTCTCAGCGTATCATCGTTAGTTGCTCAGACAGTGGAGATGAAAAAAGTGATATTCAAGTCAATGAGGAAATCAAAAAGACTGGAGAACTTCAgtcaattgaaagcaaattggCAGATGGCAAAAAGGATAAGGAGAATTTTGGCGACTCATCTTTATCATGTGACATTGTAGAAAAGACTCCATTAAGAACTTCATCGGACACTACAAAGTCAGAgttgacaaaacaaaaagaaaaggctGCTGAAAGTGTTAATCAGACTACTAATTCCAGTGCTACTTGTAAGTCTTCAAATGAAACAGCTGAAAAGAGTTCAACAATTTTTAATGTGAAGAAACCAGAACTACCAAATGACAACTCCTCAAAGATAAAGAAAGACAATGGGCAGGAAACTTTAACAAAGGGAATAAAAGGACACAAAACAAAGGAAGCAGGGAATAAGAAGTGGAAAGGGCAAGTGCAAAATAAGATTGAAGCGACCAAACCCAAGACTGTTAGCACGGATGTTGAGGTTGTTCCTACGACCGGCAAAGCATCAAAAGGTTTAGGTACTAAACCTGACCAGAAGGAAGAAATGGACTTTGATCAGTTGAGTATTGAAGATGAAGACAGTGACTTTGTTGAAGAGGAAGGAGGGAATCTTCCTACCGTGAAATCAAGAGTTGGTTTGAGCAAAATACCAACTGAGCATTTAAGAACTAAAAGGAGCTCATCTAGAGAAAACAGGAGGAAAAGAAGGTGTTCTTATTCACCAGAAAGGGCTCGTACCTCAGGGCGACCACACCATTATCGCTCTCCATCACGAGAGAGATTATGGGATCATCGTTTCCTTGGAAGACATAATGTTGGAGATCGTAAAAGATCATTTTCCCCACCATCAAGGGAAAGGAGGTACTGGGGAAGTTATAGTCGTGGGGAAAGAAGCCGTAGTAGAGATAGAATTCGGAGTAGACTTGACAGTGTTGTGACTAAGAACAGAGAGAACAGACGTTATCACTCGCGTTCGCGCTCTAGGTCAACGTCTAGAACAAGGAGCCTTAGAACTGGATCCAAATCAAAACTACAAGGTAGAAAAGAGACTTCAAGGGATAGTGTCAAGGCCAGTGTTAGAGAACGGCTTGAGATTAATAAAGAAAGGAGTGCGTTTTTGAAAAGGAGTGATTCAAGCACTCGTGATAATAGTATCAAAAAGAAATCATTGACAGTTAAGGAATCTAAGTCTGGCTCAGACTTATTTGTACCTAATGGAGCCAAAGTGGAGTCCAAGAAAAAGACTGTTAAAGTTACGGAGGTGAAAACCAAGCAGCCAAAAG